The following coding sequences are from one Salinicoccus sp. Bachu38 window:
- a CDS encoding SA1362 family protein — MKKFLLYLVLAIAALGLVTNLEYFMGMIVNSLIFLLVLGLIMYGIYYFFILTPSQRKYKKALRKSKRKYRKTNR, encoded by the coding sequence ATGAAAAAGTTCCTGCTGTACCTGGTGCTCGCCATTGCGGCACTGGGTCTGGTAACAAACCTCGAATACTTCATGGGCATGATCGTCAACTCCCTCATATTCCTGCTGGTACTTGGTCTGATCATGTATGGCATCTACTATTTCTTCATACTCACGCCGAGCCAGAGAAAATATAAGAAGGCGTTGAGGAAGTCCAAAAGGAAATACAGAAAGACGAACCGATAA
- a CDS encoding exodeoxyribonuclease VII small subunit yields MTETKSETFEDKMKHLENIVKQLDEDEVSLEESLKLYQKGVELTAECEKILKDAELKVETLNRKGAEDE; encoded by the coding sequence ATGACAGAAACCAAAAGTGAGACATTCGAAGATAAGATGAAGCACCTGGAGAACATCGTGAAGCAGCTCGATGAAGATGAGGTTTCCCTCGAAGAATCACTCAAGCTCTATCAGAAGGGTGTAGAATTGACTGCAGAGTGCGAAAAGATATTGAAAGATGCCGAACTGAAAGTTGAAACCTTGAACCGTAAGGGAGCAGAGGATGAATAG
- a CDS encoding DUF1385 domain-containing protein, with product MDKPKFGGQAVVEGVMFQSQNKMVTAIRRSNDDIEYFEMERPEKEWVKKLKKIPVLRGNVAIVESSIYGMKHMEFATDRYERDPEDDGKIEQEKQEANTTKIVLSTVIVGILSFLVGKFLFTLIPVFIAEVFSGIVTSHVGQVFLESFFKLVLLLVYIYAISMTPMIRRLFQYHGAEHKVINTFESDRDLNVGNVQAHSRLHYRCGSSFILFTVLVGFVVYMFVPVDPLYVRVLNRIALIPVVIGLSFEFLQFTNRVRNIPVLKWLGIPGLLLQLLTTKQPDDHQVEVAIKSFNKLLRSV from the coding sequence ATGGATAAACCGAAATTCGGTGGCCAGGCAGTGGTCGAAGGCGTCATGTTCCAGTCACAGAACAAAATGGTGACTGCAATCCGCCGGAGCAATGATGATATAGAGTACTTTGAAATGGAACGCCCTGAGAAGGAATGGGTGAAGAAACTCAAGAAGATACCGGTATTGAGAGGCAATGTGGCAATCGTCGAGTCGAGCATCTATGGAATGAAGCACATGGAGTTTGCGACAGACCGTTATGAAAGGGATCCGGAAGATGATGGGAAGATAGAACAGGAGAAACAGGAGGCCAATACTACAAAGATTGTCCTTTCCACAGTCATTGTGGGGATACTGTCATTTCTTGTTGGAAAATTCCTCTTTACACTGATTCCTGTCTTCATCGCTGAAGTATTTTCTGGAATCGTCACTTCGCATGTCGGTCAGGTATTTTTGGAATCCTTCTTCAAACTGGTCCTGCTGCTTGTCTACATCTACGCGATTTCGATGACACCGATGATCAGGAGGCTGTTCCAGTACCATGGCGCAGAGCATAAGGTGATCAACACTTTTGAAAGCGACAGGGATTTGAATGTCGGCAACGTACAGGCACACTCGCGCCTGCATTACCGATGCGGAAGCTCCTTCATACTCTTCACGGTGCTCGTCGGTTTTGTAGTGTACATGTTCGTGCCCGTCGATCCACTATATGTCAGGGTCCTCAACCGGATTGCACTCATCCCGGTTGTGATCGGTCTGTCATTTGAATTTCTCCAGTTCACGAACCGTGTCAGGAACATCCCTGTCCTTAAGTGGCTGGGAATACCGGGGCTGCTGCTTCAGCTTCTGACAACCAAGCAGCCCGATGACCATCAGGTCGAAGTTGCAATCAAATCTTTCAACAAATTATTAAGGAGCGTATGA
- the accB gene encoding acetyl-CoA carboxylase biotin carboxyl carrier protein, translating to MKLEYIDELISKMEKASLTELSYKDGEVDIKLKRDSMNEQRNTGAPVSAAPQQPQPAQSTEPAPQEEGKVIKAPMVGTFYKASSPEAEAYVKVGDKVDNSTVVCILEAMKLFNEIQAEISGEIVEILVEDGEMVEYDQPLFRVR from the coding sequence ATGAAACTGGAATATATTGATGAACTGATTAGCAAAATGGAAAAGGCATCCCTGACGGAGCTCTCCTATAAGGATGGCGAAGTGGATATCAAGTTGAAACGTGACAGCATGAATGAACAGCGGAATACTGGTGCACCTGTCTCCGCCGCGCCGCAACAACCGCAGCCGGCACAGAGCACGGAACCCGCTCCACAGGAAGAGGGCAAGGTCATCAAAGCCCCTATGGTCGGTACATTCTACAAAGCTTCCTCTCCGGAAGCCGAAGCCTACGTAAAGGTCGGCGACAAAGTGGATAATTCTACTGTCGTATGTATTCTGGAAGCAATGAAACTGTTCAATGAAATCCAGGCGGAAATTTCCGGTGAAATCGTCGAAATCCTCGTCGAAGACGGAGAAATGGTTGAATACGACCAGCCATTGTTCAGAGTACGATGA
- a CDS encoding lipoate--protein ligase family protein translates to MTSNIWYYIASGKNDAVHNMALDELLMEKVRAKELPAAIRLYEWETPTLSIGYFQKMRKEIDVARVKEYGYELVRRATGGRGVLHDKELTYSVVLPEDYPDMPESVTESYRILSHGLLEGFRNLGLDAYFSIPRTKEEKKELTNIRSSVCFDTPSWYELVVEGRKIAGSAQTRQNGIIMQHGSILLDVDIDHLFDMFTYTNERFKNKMKEAFREKAVAINEISSRHFTVHDLYPAFKEGFEKGLGITTEPYELTSDDEARLEEIKKKYASDEWNYRR, encoded by the coding sequence ATGACAAGCAACATTTGGTACTATATCGCAAGTGGAAAAAATGATGCCGTCCATAACATGGCCCTGGATGAGCTGCTCATGGAAAAGGTCCGTGCAAAAGAACTTCCGGCCGCCATCCGTCTATATGAATGGGAGACCCCGACCTTGTCCATCGGCTACTTTCAGAAGATGAGGAAGGAAATCGATGTGGCACGTGTAAAGGAATACGGCTATGAACTCGTGCGCCGAGCCACAGGAGGGCGGGGGGTACTCCATGACAAGGAGTTGACATACAGTGTCGTACTTCCCGAAGATTACCCGGACATGCCCGAATCTGTTACTGAAAGCTATCGCATACTATCCCATGGCCTGCTCGAGGGGTTCAGAAATCTGGGATTGGATGCCTACTTCAGCATTCCGCGTACGAAGGAGGAAAAGAAGGAGCTGACGAATATCCGGAGTAGTGTGTGCTTCGATACGCCAAGCTGGTATGAACTCGTCGTCGAAGGACGCAAAATTGCCGGCAGTGCCCAGACAAGACAGAACGGTATCATCATGCAGCACGGTTCGATACTGCTGGATGTCGACATCGACCATCTCTTTGACATGTTTACATATACGAATGAGAGATTCAAAAACAAGATGAAGGAGGCATTCAGGGAGAAGGCAGTCGCAATCAATGAAATCAGCAGCAGGCACTTCACAGTACACGACCTCTATCCCGCATTCAAAGAAGGATTTGAAAAAGGGCTTGGCATCACTACCGAACCATATGAACTTACATCAGACGATGAAGCACGGCTAGAAGAGATCAAGAAGAAGTATGCTTCGGACGAATGGAACTATAGAAGATAA
- a CDS encoding Asp23/Gls24 family envelope stress response protein: protein MRIQEDKTNLGKIEISPEVLEVIASIAVTETDGVHALQNNFASGNFEKIGKKYRGRGVKVETKDNEVRISIYVSLSTHRNVHETAEHIQKNVSQTIRNMTDHDVKEVNVHIVNIK, encoded by the coding sequence ATGAGAATTCAAGAAGACAAGACAAATCTTGGAAAAATAGAAATATCACCAGAGGTACTCGAGGTAATTGCCAGTATTGCAGTGACTGAGACTGACGGTGTGCATGCGTTGCAGAACAACTTTGCCAGTGGAAACTTCGAAAAGATCGGCAAGAAGTACAGGGGCCGCGGCGTAAAGGTGGAAACCAAGGACAATGAAGTCAGAATCTCCATCTATGTTTCTCTTTCCACACATCGTAACGTCCATGAGACCGCCGAACACATTCAGAAGAATGTCAGCCAGACGATACGGAACATGACGGATCATGATGTCAAAGAAGTCAATGTACACATCGTAAATATTAAATAA
- the xseA gene encoding exodeoxyribonuclease VII large subunit has product MENTKYLTVGALTKYLKYKFDQDPYLTRVFLKGELSNVKHHTSGHIFFALKDGNSVIRAIMFSRYANGMRFKPEEGQSVLIEGRVSIFESSGQYQVYVEKMEMDGIGILFEQLEKDKKQLAEEGYFSQEHKKPLPRYPRTITIVSSETGAAIRDMITTLSRRYPLVEVTVINTLMQGTRSRQAVIDNLEHADSLGNDIVILARGGGSIEDLWTFNEKEVALKVFGMTTPVITGIGHETDTTLVDYISDMRAPTPTAAAEMAVPDQRDIMERLVQARNFISDRLARKLDMGRSRLDALSNYYKLKNPDLLYDQQAEKLLTLKDGLDDKMQQSIREKNYRLSALKEGVKYNTPGPAIRRNLEILEDREARLNRSIKIRTNDSKHSLTRMVESLNSLSPTNVLLRGYSFTTGKDGIVKDAGDLKAGDEVQTTFARGSIVSKVTEVNEDDRNQK; this is encoded by the coding sequence ATGGAGAATACTAAGTATCTTACTGTCGGTGCACTGACCAAATATCTCAAATATAAATTCGACCAGGACCCGTATCTGACACGGGTCTTTCTAAAAGGTGAGCTCTCAAACGTGAAGCACCATACGAGCGGTCATATATTCTTTGCGCTCAAGGATGGAAACTCCGTCATCCGTGCCATCATGTTCTCCCGGTATGCGAACGGGATGAGATTCAAGCCGGAGGAGGGCCAGAGTGTCCTCATCGAAGGCAGGGTCAGCATATTCGAATCCAGTGGCCAGTACCAGGTCTATGTCGAAAAAATGGAGATGGACGGTATTGGCATTTTGTTTGAACAGCTGGAGAAGGACAAGAAGCAGCTTGCCGAAGAGGGCTATTTTTCCCAGGAGCACAAAAAGCCCCTGCCCAGGTACCCGAGAACCATCACCATAGTCAGTTCGGAAACCGGGGCTGCCATAAGGGATATGATCACAACACTCTCAAGACGATATCCTCTTGTGGAAGTCACTGTCATCAACACACTGATGCAGGGGACCAGGAGCAGGCAGGCAGTGATCGACAATCTGGAGCATGCCGATTCACTGGGCAATGACATCGTCATCCTGGCGCGTGGCGGTGGATCGATAGAGGACCTCTGGACTTTCAACGAGAAAGAAGTGGCGTTGAAGGTCTTCGGCATGACGACTCCCGTCATAACCGGCATTGGACACGAAACGGATACGACACTGGTGGACTACATTTCGGATATGAGGGCGCCGACGCCTACAGCAGCGGCTGAAATGGCGGTGCCTGACCAGAGGGACATCATGGAACGGCTGGTCCAGGCCCGCAATTTCATATCAGACCGTCTTGCCCGGAAGCTGGACATGGGCAGAAGCCGTCTCGATGCACTCAGCAACTATTATAAGCTTAAGAACCCGGATCTGCTCTACGATCAGCAGGCTGAGAAGCTCCTCACCCTGAAAGATGGACTCGACGACAAGATGCAGCAGTCCATAAGGGAAAAGAACTACCGCCTCTCAGCTCTGAAGGAGGGCGTGAAGTACAATACGCCCGGGCCCGCGATCAGAAGGAACCTTGAAATACTGGAAGACCGGGAGGCCCGTCTCAACCGTTCCATAAAAATAAGGACGAACGATTCGAAGCACAGCCTCACCCGCATGGTCGAAAGCCTGAACTCACTGAGTCCCACCAATGTACTTCTGCGGGGATATTCATTCACCACAGGTAAAGATGGCATCGTCAAAGATGCAGGCGATCTCAAAGCCGGGGACGAAGTGCAGACGACTTTTGCGCGTGGAAGCATTGTATCGAAAGTGACAGAGGTGAACGAAGATGACAGAAACCAAAAGTGA
- the accC gene encoding acetyl-CoA carboxylase biotin carboxylase subunit translates to MKKILVANRGEIAVRIIRACTELGIDSVSIYSEADKDSLHRKIATESYCIGPKLSKDSYLDMISIITIAKKTGCDAIHPGYGFLAENSDFAEMCEASNIIFIGPMHETIALMGVKDVAKDTMKKAGVPTVPGSEGVVGSVEDAKQIAEEIGYPVIIKASYGGGGKGIRVARDEASLIQNYKMTEQEAESAFGNKSLYIEKYIENFRHIEIQVLGDYHGNVVHLGERDCTIQRRMQKLVEEAPSPILSEQKRMEMGDTAVTAAKSIDYIGAGTIEFIYDLNEDRFYFMEMNTRIQVEHPVTEMITGIDLVKMQIKIARREPIPFKQDEIEFRGHAIELRINAENPYKNFMPSAGKIREFITPGGFGVRLDSACYSGYVIPPYYDSMIAKLITHADSREEAIQTALRALGEFKIGGVDTTIPFHTNLLLHQSFRSNEYNTDFLSNHDIMN, encoded by the coding sequence ATCAAGAAGATACTAGTAGCCAACCGCGGGGAGATTGCCGTCCGCATCATCAGAGCCTGTACGGAACTGGGCATCGACTCGGTCAGTATATATTCTGAAGCAGACAAGGACAGCCTTCACCGGAAAATCGCCACTGAATCCTACTGCATCGGACCCAAGCTCTCCAAGGACAGCTACCTCGACATGATCAGCATCATCACCATCGCCAAAAAGACCGGATGCGATGCCATCCACCCAGGATACGGTTTCCTTGCAGAAAACAGCGACTTCGCTGAAATGTGTGAAGCCTCGAACATCATATTCATCGGACCGATGCATGAAACCATCGCGCTCATGGGGGTCAAGGATGTCGCCAAGGATACGATGAAAAAGGCGGGCGTCCCGACCGTTCCAGGGAGCGAAGGTGTAGTCGGTTCTGTTGAAGATGCAAAGCAGATCGCCGAGGAGATCGGATACCCCGTCATCATCAAGGCAAGCTACGGCGGGGGAGGCAAAGGCATCCGTGTTGCACGCGACGAAGCTTCGCTCATCCAGAACTACAAGATGACCGAGCAGGAGGCGGAGAGTGCCTTCGGCAACAAGAGCCTCTATATCGAAAAGTATATAGAGAACTTCCGCCACATCGAAATCCAGGTGCTCGGCGACTATCATGGAAATGTCGTCCATCTGGGCGAGCGTGACTGTACAATCCAGCGCCGCATGCAGAAGCTTGTGGAAGAGGCGCCGAGTCCGATCCTCTCAGAACAGAAAAGGATGGAAATGGGTGATACCGCAGTGACTGCCGCAAAAAGCATCGACTATATCGGTGCCGGCACGATCGAGTTCATCTATGACCTGAATGAAGACCGATTCTACTTCATGGAGATGAACACACGCATCCAGGTCGAACACCCAGTCACAGAAATGATTACGGGCATAGACCTCGTCAAGATGCAGATAAAGATTGCCAGAAGGGAACCAATTCCATTCAAACAGGACGAAATCGAATTCAGGGGCCATGCCATTGAACTCCGCATCAATGCCGAAAATCCATACAAGAACTTCATGCCGTCGGCAGGGAAGATCCGCGAATTCATCACACCCGGCGGATTCGGCGTCAGGCTCGATTCAGCCTGCTACTCGGGATACGTCATCCCGCCGTACTATGATTCGATGATCGCCAAACTCATCACACATGCCGATTCAAGGGAAGAAGCCATTCAGACGGCCCTCCGGGCGCTTGGTGAATTCAAGATCGGCGGGGTGGATACGACCATCCCATTCCATACGAATCTGCTGCTCCACCAATCATTCAGGTCGAATGAATATAATACTGATTTCCTGTCAAATCATGATATAATGAATTGA
- the nusB gene encoding transcription antitermination factor NusB has protein sequence MNRHEQRKKIFQTIFQVDHGLVTLEETAFHHLYREYGYINTIVDYYLENSETVDAGIRDHLTNYTLERIPKVERNILRTAISELLHGDSPHRVVINEAILLTKLYGEKDGYRFVNGVLKNFITETDEQSNGEY, from the coding sequence ATGAACAGACACGAGCAACGTAAAAAAATCTTCCAGACCATCTTCCAGGTCGATCACGGCCTGGTCACACTGGAGGAGACTGCATTCCATCATCTCTACCGGGAATACGGCTACATCAATACGATTGTGGACTATTACCTCGAGAACAGCGAAACGGTGGATGCCGGCATAAGGGACCATCTGACCAACTATACGCTCGAGAGGATTCCGAAGGTCGAACGCAATATTCTGAGAACAGCGATCTCGGAGCTGCTTCATGGGGATTCCCCGCATCGGGTCGTCATCAATGAAGCGATACTTCTTACCAAACTGTACGGGGAGAAGGATGGTTACCGTTTCGTAAACGGCGTTTTGAAAAACTTCATCACGGAAACGGATGAGCAATCCAATGGAGAATACTAA
- a CDS encoding M24 family metallopeptidase, with translation MIKFDKVEALIEKNNLDAMLVMSDYNRRYLTGFTGSSGAVIITREHRFLLSDFRYKAQAARQAEHFEFVLQDKGLLDFIIEFLDDKGLKTIGFEGQHVNYNTYAQLDARFDLVPLSSEIEKIRMYKTSDEVSLIKRACEIADETYDHILKFIKPGQTELEVRNELEHHMRKLGAEGSSFDIIVASGERGALPHGVASGKKIESGEMVTLDFGAYYEGYASDITRSFGVGSVTEEMEKVHDIVLTSQLAALEKIRNGMTGREADAIARDIITEQGYGENFGHSLGHGLGLEVHEMPGLAKSSDMVLEKDMCVTVEPGIYIDDVGGVRIEDDCIITDDGLEKLSHSSKELFII, from the coding sequence ATGATTAAATTTGATAAGGTCGAAGCTTTGATTGAAAAGAACAATCTGGACGCCATGCTCGTCATGAGTGATTACAACCGGCGCTACCTGACGGGATTCACCGGTTCCAGCGGAGCTGTAATCATTACAAGGGAGCACAGGTTCCTCCTGTCGGATTTCAGATACAAGGCACAGGCGGCAAGGCAGGCCGAACATTTCGAATTCGTCCTGCAGGATAAGGGCCTGCTTGATTTCATCATTGAATTCCTCGATGACAAGGGGCTTAAAACAATCGGTTTCGAAGGCCAGCACGTAAATTATAATACTTATGCACAGCTGGATGCGAGATTCGATCTCGTGCCCCTGAGCAGTGAAATCGAAAAGATCCGGATGTATAAGACCTCAGATGAAGTTTCGTTGATAAAAAGGGCATGTGAAATCGCTGATGAAACATACGACCACATTCTGAAATTCATCAAACCCGGACAGACTGAACTTGAGGTCAGGAACGAACTCGAGCATCATATGCGCAAGCTAGGTGCAGAAGGTTCAAGCTTCGATATCATAGTGGCCAGTGGAGAGCGGGGTGCCTTGCCCCATGGTGTCGCTTCCGGCAAAAAGATCGAGTCCGGGGAAATGGTGACGCTCGACTTCGGTGCGTACTATGAAGGCTATGCTTCCGACATCACAAGGTCGTTCGGTGTCGGATCTGTGACAGAAGAAATGGAAAAGGTGCATGATATTGTGTTAACATCACAATTGGCCGCATTGGAAAAAATCAGGAACGGCATGACAGGCAGGGAGGCCGACGCCATTGCCCGTGACATCATAACGGAGCAGGGCTACGGTGAAAACTTCGGCCATTCACTTGGCCATGGCCTTGGTCTCGAGGTCCATGAGATGCCGGGACTGGCCAAGTCCAGTGACATGGTTCTTGAAAAGGATATGTGCGTGACGGTCGAGCCGGGCATCTATATCGATGATGTTGGCGGCGTCCGCATTGAAGATGACTGCATCATTACTGACGATGGTCTCGAAAAGCTTTCCCATAGCAGTAAAGAGCTTTTCATCATATAA
- a CDS encoding polyprenyl synthetase family protein, with translation MNRDMQGYLEETEARILSHLESNHVSDTIRVSSSYSVKAGGKRFRPYLLFATLEALGKDPMKGVHTAAAIEMIHTYSLIHDDLPAMDDDDYRRGKPTNHKVFGEAAAILAGDTLLTESFSIMASDEALSAEKRLAIISRTASKAGFNGMIGGQMLDMEAEGEEIGFRQLEHIHQYKTGQLIVLPVECACIIADAPREIRNRLLEFSEKLGILFQIRDDILDVEGDMAVTGKQVGSDERKNKMTYVSTYGLEGAHEELVNLTDSAGEILDGLSGKVDTQELHNVLQMFAVRDQ, from the coding sequence ATGAATAGGGACATGCAGGGATATCTTGAGGAAACCGAAGCCCGTATCCTTTCGCACCTCGAAAGCAACCATGTATCAGACACCATCCGAGTTTCCAGCAGCTACTCTGTAAAGGCGGGCGGGAAGAGGTTCCGCCCCTACCTTCTCTTTGCCACACTGGAAGCGCTTGGGAAGGATCCCATGAAGGGCGTCCATACGGCAGCAGCCATCGAGATGATCCACACCTATTCGCTCATCCATGATGATCTGCCTGCCATGGATGACGATGACTACAGGCGGGGCAAGCCCACCAACCATAAGGTATTCGGCGAGGCGGCAGCCATTCTGGCGGGGGACACCCTCCTCACTGAGAGCTTCAGCATCATGGCATCGGACGAGGCACTTTCTGCAGAGAAGCGTCTCGCCATCATCAGCCGGACCGCATCGAAAGCCGGTTTCAATGGTATGATCGGCGGACAGATGCTGGATATGGAAGCCGAAGGGGAAGAAATCGGTTTCCGCCAGCTTGAACACATCCACCAGTACAAGACCGGCCAGCTGATCGTCCTGCCCGTAGAATGTGCATGCATCATTGCAGATGCGCCCCGGGAAATCAGGAATCGGCTGCTGGAGTTTTCTGAAAAGCTGGGCATCCTCTTCCAGATCAGGGATGACATACTGGATGTGGAAGGTGATATGGCTGTTACAGGCAAGCAGGTGGGCAGTGATGAACGCAAGAACAAGATGACATACGTCAGCACCTATGGGCTGGAAGGTGCCCACGAGGAGCTTGTAAACCTTACTGATAGTGCCGGTGAAATACTCGATGGCCTGTCCGGAAAGGTCGATACACAGGAACTTCATAATGTACTGCAGATGTTTGCAGTCAGAGACCAATGA
- the efp gene encoding elongation factor P codes for MISVNDFKTGLTVEVDGGIWRVVEFQHVKPGKGAAFVRSKLRNLRTGAIQEKTFRAGEKVGRAQIDNRKMQYLYADGDSHVFMDNNTYDQVELQASAIQEELKYLKENMNVSLIMYEGETLGVELPKSVELQVSETEPGIKGDTASGATKSATLETGLVLQVPLFVNEGDTLVISTDTGNYVSRA; via the coding sequence ATGATTTCAGTCAACGATTTTAAAACAGGTCTTACAGTGGAAGTGGATGGCGGCATTTGGAGAGTCGTCGAATTCCAGCATGTCAAACCGGGCAAAGGGGCTGCATTCGTAAGAAGCAAGCTCAGAAACCTCAGGACCGGCGCCATCCAGGAGAAGACATTCCGGGCAGGAGAAAAGGTGGGCAGAGCGCAGATCGACAACAGGAAGATGCAGTACCTTTATGCCGATGGCGACAGCCATGTATTCATGGACAACAACACATACGACCAGGTCGAACTCCAGGCTTCAGCCATCCAGGAGGAGTTGAAATATCTCAAGGAGAACATGAATGTTTCCCTGATCATGTACGAAGGCGAGACGCTCGGTGTGGAACTTCCGAAATCGGTGGAACTGCAGGTCTCTGAAACAGAGCCGGGCATCAAGGGCGACACGGCAAGCGGTGCCACGAAATCCGCAACGCTCGAGACGGGCCTTGTACTCCAGGTGCCACTGTTCGTCAACGAAGGGGATACGCTGGTCATAAGTACGGATACCGGCAATTATGTCTCCCGTGCATAA
- a CDS encoding rhodanese-like domain-containing protein, with translation MDTWLIILLVAVVVILILVLNGYRNMKSVKALPEEEFKKDLRRVQLIDLREKEKYEYGHIMGARNIPMMNFSMKMNSLRKDKPIYLYDQNGRLSIRAGRMLKKAGYTEVYMLKNGISKWTGKIKSKNR, from the coding sequence TTGGATACTTGGTTGATCATCCTGTTGGTTGCGGTCGTCGTCATACTGATTCTGGTGCTGAATGGCTACAGGAACATGAAGAGTGTCAAGGCACTGCCGGAAGAGGAATTCAAGAAGGACTTGAGACGCGTCCAGCTGATAGACCTGAGAGAGAAAGAAAAATACGAATACGGCCATATCATGGGTGCCAGGAACATACCGATGATGAATTTCTCAATGAAGATGAATTCGCTTCGGAAAGACAAGCCGATCTACCTTTATGACCAGAATGGCCGTCTATCCATAAGAGCCGGCAGAATGCTGAAAAAAGCGGGTTATACGGAAGTCTACATGCTGAAGAACGGCATCAGCAAATGGACTGGAAAAATCAAATCGAAAAACAGATAG